One window of the Devosia sp. 2618 genome contains the following:
- a CDS encoding Gfo/Idh/MocA family oxidoreductase, giving the protein MAKRRIAVIGVGKIAQDQHLPVIDASEDFELAATVSTRGLSHNGLPAFKTPAELYAALPDVSLVSICTPPGIRHQYVREALDAGKDVMMEKPPTTTISELDDLIAHAKRLDRVLYQTWHSQYNAAVDRTKAIIADQGVKSVRIDWRESVRKWHPGQDWVWEPGGFGVCDPGINALSIFTKIMPFPVFVQSAKLTFPANRQTPIDIEIGFKSGQLHQPELSAGFNWLEEKGEVWTIRIETGTGDVLKLEGGGRSLRVNDELVLQHGDHEYAVMYDRFAELLDRHETDVDAAPLRLVSDVFLMGARINGPDFEW; this is encoded by the coding sequence ATGGCAAAACGCAGGATCGCCGTCATTGGTGTGGGCAAGATTGCGCAGGACCAGCACCTGCCCGTCATCGACGCATCCGAGGATTTTGAACTGGCGGCGACCGTCTCGACGCGCGGGCTGAGCCACAATGGCCTGCCGGCGTTCAAGACCCCCGCCGAGCTCTACGCGGCCCTGCCGGATGTATCGCTGGTGTCGATCTGCACGCCGCCCGGCATCCGCCACCAATATGTCCGCGAGGCGCTCGACGCCGGCAAGGACGTGATGATGGAGAAGCCTCCCACGACGACGATCTCCGAACTCGACGATCTGATCGCTCACGCCAAACGGCTTGATCGCGTGCTCTACCAGACCTGGCATTCCCAATATAACGCCGCAGTCGACCGCACCAAGGCGATCATCGCCGATCAGGGCGTCAAGTCGGTGCGCATCGATTGGCGCGAAAGCGTCCGCAAATGGCATCCCGGGCAGGACTGGGTGTGGGAGCCCGGCGGCTTCGGCGTCTGCGATCCAGGCATCAACGCGCTGTCGATTTTCACCAAGATCATGCCGTTCCCGGTCTTTGTGCAAAGCGCCAAGCTGACCTTCCCGGCCAACCGGCAGACGCCCATTGATATCGAGATCGGCTTTAAGTCCGGTCAGTTGCACCAGCCAGAACTCTCGGCTGGCTTTAACTGGCTCGAAGAGAAGGGTGAGGTCTGGACCATCCGCATTGAGACCGGAACGGGCGATGTGCTCAAGCTCGAAGGTGGTGGCCGCTCGCTGCGCGTCAACGACGAGTTGGTGCTTCAGCATGGCGATCACGAATATGCCGTCATGTACGACCGTTTTGCCGAACTGCTCGACCGCCACGAAACCGATGTCGACGCCGCCCCGCTCCGCCTCGTCAGCGATGTCTTCCTGATGGGCGCCCGGATCAACGGTCCTGATTTTGAGTGGTAG
- a CDS encoding VOC family protein encodes MAKAVGIGGVFFRAPDTKALATWYDTHLGISGFWGQQAGLTIFAPFEADTDYFPASQQTMLNFRVDDLDGLIAQLRAAGIGVETRPDEWDTTETGRFARIIDPAGNHVELWQPPASH; translated from the coding sequence ATGGCAAAGGCAGTGGGCATTGGCGGTGTGTTCTTCCGCGCGCCCGACACCAAGGCATTGGCTACATGGTACGACACCCATCTCGGCATTTCCGGCTTTTGGGGGCAGCAGGCGGGCCTGACCATTTTTGCGCCGTTTGAGGCCGACACCGACTATTTCCCGGCCAGCCAGCAGACCATGCTCAATTTCCGCGTCGATGACCTTGATGGACTGATCGCACAGCTGAGGGCTGCTGGCATCGGTGTCGAAACCCGCCCCGACGAATGGGACACAACGGAAACCGGGCGTTTCGCTCGCATCATCGACCCTGCCGGCAATCACGTCGAACTGTGGCAGCCACCCGCCAGCCACTGA